One Patescibacteria group bacterium DNA window includes the following coding sequences:
- a CDS encoding type II toxin-antitoxin system RelE/ParE family toxin, protein MYKVIFKPRAERIFGKLDRKIQQQIVIEVEKLAQDPFSKSNVKKISGTEYGYRLRVSRWRILYSLKADKRLIEVIDLFIEKSKKDYLLRKRLFVF, encoded by the coding sequence ATGTATAAAGTTATTTTTAAACCCAGAGCTGAAAGAATTTTTGGCAAGCTGGACAGAAAAATCCAACAACAGATAGTGATAGAAGTAGAAAAATTAGCTCAAGACCCTTTTTCTAAGAGTAATGTCAAGAAAATCTCTGGTACTGAATATGGTTATCGTTTAAGAGTTAGTCGATGGAGAATTTTATATTCTCTCAAAGCTGACAAGAGATTGATTGAAGTGATTGATTTGTTTATTGAAAAAAGCAAAAAAGATTATTTATTAAGAAAAAGGTTGTTTGTATTTTAA